The region GGCCGCGAGCAAGGCCAACCGCACCATGGCCCCTCCTCCACCTATACTTAGCCGGGGACCAGGGGAGCGTCAAGCGACAGGCCCTCCGGCGCCGTGGGGAGAACGGCCCTCCTCGTCCAGCGCTTCCAGGAACCGGAGGTAGAGGCGTTTGGCCGCGGCCTGCTCGGCTTCCTTCTTGGAACGCCCGCGGCCGGAGGCGGAGACCCCGGCGAGGGTGGCGGCCACGGTGAACACCTTCTTGTGTTCGGGGCCTTCGGACTGGAGGAGTTCGTAGTTCGGCAGGGTCCCGAACCGGGCTTGAGCGAGCTCCTGGAGGAGGGACTTGTAATCCGGAGGTCGCTCACCCGCGTAGCGCTGGACCTCCTCCCCGAGGAGCCGCTCCACCAAGGCACGGGCCGGCGCGTAGCCGAGGTGGAGGAAGGCCACCCCGACCACGGCCTCCAGGGCCGAGGCCAGCACCGACGGCCGGCGGCGCCCCCCGCTCTCCTCCTCCCCCTTGCCGAGGAGGAGGTACGGCCCTAGCCCCAGGTCCTCCGCCACCTTGGCCAGGACCGGCTGGGACACCACCACCGCCCGGAGCTTGGAGAGCTCCCCTTCATCCCGCTCGGGGAACGCACGGAACAGGAGGTCGGCCACCGCCAGGTCGAGCACCGCGTCGCCCAAGAACTCCAACCGCTCGTTGCTTTCCTGCCCCAG is a window of Candidatus Acetothermia bacterium DNA encoding:
- the rnc gene encoding ribonuclease III, with translation MVERPFASLLEKLGLVIPEDALRVALTHSSYAGELPLGQESNERLEFLGDAVLDLAVADLLFRAFPERDEGELSKLRAVVVSQPVLAKVAEDLGLGPYLLLGKGEEESGGRRRPSVLASALEAVVGVAFLHLGYAPARALVERLLGEEVQRYAGERPPDYKSLLQELAQARFGTLPNYELLQSEGPEHKKVFTVAATLAGVSASGRGRSKKEAEQAAAKRLYLRFLEALDEEGRSPHGAGGPVA